From the Cerasicoccus sp. TK19100 genome, the window AAGTTCAATGCCGCCGTCGCCCAGCGCCTCGGCATCCCCGTTTCAGAAAAGTTCAAGCAAGCCATTGGCACCGCTCAGGCCGAGATGAAGGCCGCGCAAAACGACGGCTTCCAAAACCCGAACCCCAGCGGCAAAAAGTGGAAGATCACGATCATTTCCTACGTCGAATCGCCGCCCTTTGAAGAAGCCTACGAAGGCATTCTTCTGGCCATGGAGCAAAGCAATTTGCAGGAAGGTAAGGATTACGAAATCACCTTTAAATCGGCGCAAGGCGACATCTCCGCGCTCAATGGCATTGTGGACAACGCCCTCACCGAACGCGCGGATATGATCGTCGCCCTGTCCACGCCCGGCCTGCAGACCGCGATGCGCAAAACGCAGAAAACACCGATCGTTTTTGGCATTGTGGCAGACCCAATCAGCGCTGGCGCTGGCAAGTCCAACACCGACCACCAGGCCAACGTCACCGGTGTATCCGTCGCCCTGCCCAGCAAGGAGATGCTCGATATTCTGCAGAAATATTTCCCGCAATATAAGCGCATCGGCACCCTCTTCTGCCCCAACGAAGCGAACTCCGAGAACTCCAAAAAAATCTTCGAGGCCGAATGTAAGGCGCGCGGCATTGTCCTGGAAACCGTCGCCGTCAACAGCTCTGCCGAACTCGCTGACGCCGCACTTGCGCTGATGAGCAAGAGCATCGACGCCGTGGTGCAAATCCCGGACAACCTCTCCTCAGCCGGCTTCACCGCGATCTCCGCCGCCGCCGAGAAGACACAAACGCCGCTGCTGAGCATGAACAGCGTCACCGTCGACATGGGCGCGGCTTACGCGATTGGCCGCGACTACTACGAGGCCGGCTTCGAGACTGGCCAGACGATGCTACAAGTCATCGCGGGCGAAGACACAGCCAAGATTCCCTTTCGCGTCTCCCCGCAAATCCTCACCGCAGCCAGCCAGAAAAACGCCGAGGAGCTCGGCATGATCTTGCCGCCTGCCCTGCTTCAATCCGCTGAGAAAGTGAAGGACTAACCGCGCATGAAAATTGAAACGATCAAAGAAGGCGGCTTCACGCGCCTCATCATGGACGGCCGCTTCGACGCCAGTTGGTGCGATCACCTGCGCTCGGTGCTCGACGAAACGATTCGCCGTGGCGAGCACCATCTACAGCTCGACCTCGCCGAAGTGCATTACCTGAGCTCCGCTGGCATTCGCCTGCTACTCAAAACCTACAAACAGCTCAAAGCGATCCAGGGCACGTTCCAGATCGTCAACCCCTCCGAGAACACGGCAAACGTCCTTCGCCTCGCGGGGCTCGATGCACTCCTGGCCGACTCTTCTACCAAAAACTCTGCATCGCAAAGTAAGGTCATCGCCAAACACGAGTCAACATCGGCAATCTTTGAAATCCATGGCCATGACGTGCCACCCGTTAAGGTCACCGCGCACGATGGCGAGCCAAAGACATTCTCGGCACCCGCCTTCCTGATCGGCGTGGGCGCGATCGGTCGCGACGCCACGGACAACGCACATCGCCTGGGCGAGCTACTCGCAATCGGCGGCAACGTTGCCTACCAACCGACCGATGGTGCCAAGCAACCGGACTACATGGTCACCCATGGCGCACTCAAAGCCGACGCGCAGATCATCTCCGGAATTGCCGCCAGCGCATTGCCCGCAGGCTTGACCCGTTTTGAAACGCACGCGGACGACGGTGTCATCGGTTTATTGGAATTAGCCGAGACCATACTTTGCATTGCAAAGTCCAATGCAGCAATCGTTGTCGCGATGACTGAGACTGCTGGCCTGATCGGTGCCGCCCTAAGGCAATCCCTGGCTGCCACAGACAGTGACGAGCACCTGCAGTTTCCAGCGATCCGCGATTGGCTTTCCTTCAGCGCAGACCGTATTCATCGCGACTCGACCACCCTCCTCGTTGGCGTAGTCGCAAAGCCCGGAACGCCCATCGAGTCGCAGCTTCGCCCGCTGGATGCCGATGGCAAAACACTCGGCCATTTCCACGCAGCGGCCTTCCCCTACCACCCCTTGCAAAAGGGGGAGATCGACCTCGCGGCCACGATCAACGCCGCTTTCGAAGATCGCAGCATCCAGGCCGTCCTTCACCTGCTCGCCGATCACCGCCCCCTCGTCGGCGCAGGTGAGAGCCAATTTTATCGCGGCGCATGCTGGTATGCGCCAGCCAACTTTTAACACGCCATGACGCTTCTCCTCGGTTCACTGACCATCGGCCTCATCCTCGCGCTTCTCGCGATGGGGGTCTATGTGTCGTTCCGCATTTTTGACATCCCGGATATCACCACGGACGGCTCCATCACACTTGGTGCCGCGACCGCCGCCATCCTGATCGTCAACGGCACGCACCCCATTCTCGCCACCCTTGCCGGAGCAGCGGCAGGCGCACTAGCCGGCACGGTGACCGG encodes:
- a CDS encoding STAS domain-containing protein → MKIETIKEGGFTRLIMDGRFDASWCDHLRSVLDETIRRGEHHLQLDLAEVHYLSSAGIRLLLKTYKQLKAIQGTFQIVNPSENTANVLRLAGLDALLADSSTKNSASQSKVIAKHESTSAIFEIHGHDVPPVKVTAHDGEPKTFSAPAFLIGVGAIGRDATDNAHRLGELLAIGGNVAYQPTDGAKQPDYMVTHGALKADAQIISGIAASALPAGLTRFETHADDGVIGLLELAETILCIAKSNAAIVVAMTETAGLIGAALRQSLAATDSDEHLQFPAIRDWLSFSADRIHRDSTTLLVGVVAKPGTPIESQLRPLDADGKTLGHFHAAAFPYHPLQKGEIDLAATINAAFEDRSIQAVLHLLADHRPLVGAGESQFYRGACWYAPANF